In Aulosira sp. FACHB-615, the following are encoded in one genomic region:
- the psbQ gene encoding photosystem II protein PsbQ, producing the protein MARQRSIFSIILVLLATFLISCGGPGVVSAPPTYTADQIAQIQEYLPEVQTVRDRAEELQNLIEKNEWIKVGNFIHGPMAEARLTMTYITPHLLPKDQTAARQITKDLLNHLVKVDQAASNGNSLVALSNYKAAFTDVDKFLQLLPEGSKQADS; encoded by the coding sequence ATGGCGCGTCAACGCTCGATTTTCTCGATCATTCTGGTATTATTGGCTACATTTCTTATTAGTTGTGGTGGCCCTGGGGTCGTATCTGCACCTCCAACTTATACAGCAGATCAAATTGCTCAAATTCAGGAATATCTGCCTGAAGTTCAGACTGTGCGCGATCGCGCAGAAGAACTCCAAAACCTCATCGAAAAAAATGAGTGGATTAAGGTGGGTAACTTTATTCATGGCCCAATGGCAGAAGCTAGGCTGACCATGACTTACATCACTCCCCATCTTTTACCCAAAGACCAAACCGCAGCCCGTCAAATCACCAAAGATTTACTGAACCACTTGGTTAAAGTTGATCAAGCAGCTAGTAATGGCAATAGTTTAGTTGCCTTGAGTAACTACAAAGCTGCCTTTACAGATGTTGACAAATTCCTACAACTGTTACCAGAAGGTAGCAAACAAGCGGACTCTTAG
- the rpsR gene encoding 30S ribosomal protein S18: MSYYRRRLSPIKPGEPIDYKDVDLLRKFITERGKILPRRITGLTCQQQRDLTLAIKRARIVALLPFINAEG; the protein is encoded by the coding sequence ATGAGTTACTATCGTCGTCGTCTGTCTCCAATTAAGCCAGGAGAGCCAATCGATTACAAGGATGTTGATTTACTGCGTAAGTTTATTACCGAACGAGGCAAAATTCTACCTCGGCGGATCACTGGGCTGACTTGTCAGCAACAGCGAGATTTAACATTAGCAATTAAACGGGCGCGGATTGTAGCGTTGTTACCGTTCATCAACGCTGAAGGCTAA
- a CDS encoding ATP-binding cassette domain-containing protein: protein MPHIFVENLSKSYPVAIKEPGLAGTITHFFRRTYRSIQAVENVSFEITPGEVVGFLGPNGAGKTTTLKMLTGLIHPSSGTVRVAGHIPFLRQEAFLQKITLVMGQKQQLIWDLPAIDSLKINAAVYDISDQEFSHRLRELTEMLNLQGKLTQPVRKLSLGERMKAELLAALLHRPQVLFLDEPTLGLDVNAQVAVRDFLRDYNQRYQATVLLTSHYMADITALCQRVLLIHQGKLMYDGSLDGLLERFAPYREVHVELAQPLSREKLKSYGDVQSVDGRAVCFMVEQPALTRTVSQILSELEVIDLEVKEPPIEEVIGKVFQAGVV from the coding sequence ATGCCGCATATTTTTGTTGAAAATTTAAGTAAATCTTATCCGGTGGCGATTAAAGAACCAGGTCTCGCTGGCACAATTACTCACTTTTTCCGCCGCACCTACCGTTCAATTCAAGCTGTTGAAAATGTTTCCTTTGAAATTACCCCTGGTGAAGTAGTAGGATTTTTAGGGCCGAATGGTGCTGGAAAAACTACCACACTCAAAATGCTCACTGGTTTAATTCATCCTAGTAGTGGGACAGTGAGAGTAGCTGGACATATCCCGTTTTTACGCCAAGAAGCATTTTTGCAAAAAATTACCTTGGTGATGGGACAAAAGCAGCAATTAATCTGGGACTTACCCGCAATAGATTCTTTAAAAATTAATGCTGCTGTTTACGACATTTCTGACCAAGAATTTTCTCACCGCTTAAGAGAATTAACAGAAATGCTAAACCTCCAAGGAAAGCTGACTCAACCAGTACGCAAGCTATCTTTGGGTGAACGAATGAAAGCAGAACTGTTAGCAGCACTTTTACATCGTCCGCAAGTATTGTTTCTTGATGAACCAACTTTGGGACTTGATGTGAATGCTCAGGTAGCAGTGCGAGACTTTCTGCGCGACTATAATCAGCGTTATCAAGCCACCGTATTATTAACTAGTCACTACATGGCTGATATTACCGCTTTATGTCAGCGAGTATTATTAATTCACCAAGGAAAGCTGATGTATGACGGTAGTTTAGATGGACTGTTAGAACGCTTCGCACCATACCGCGAAGTTCACGTAGAGTTAGCCCAGCCTTTATCAAGAGAAAAGCTCAAGTCTTATGGGGATGTGCAATCTGTAGACGGGCGAGCAGTATGTTTTATGGTAGAGCAACCAGCTTTGACTCGTACCGTATCTCAAATTTTGTCAGAACTAGAAGTCATCGATTTAGAAGTGAAAGAACCGCCCATAGAAGAAGTCATTGGGAAAGTATTTCAGGCGGGAGTCGTTTAG
- a CDS encoding ribonuclease catalytic domain-containing protein: protein MEKGTLVEFRVQGDRRLGVVDRPDGKTRWFVVDERGQSHSLAPRQITYTVNGQTYKSSEIPKFQEEVKPYLDPSSLEVAWELLVEDGEAVTPSQMANLLFSESEPAPCYAAHCLLSDDKLYFKQKGDAYEPRTTAQVAERKHQIEVETLKAKGQQEFLVRVEQALKGEAVEWQRHDRHRLEALEKYAALMADIVREGVKYDALSRAYPPPAPVLETMNMLGRPGTPQGAFQLLVDLGWWSPYENLFLRRSSIPVQFPSKVLEVAQQRLDSPTTDLDANRLDLTHLKVYTVDDESTTEIDDGLSWESLSDGQERLWVHIADPTRWLEPEDDLDLEARKRGSTVYLPTGMVPMFPEILATGPMSLVQGRICCALSFGIILNSNGAVEDYSIHASLIKPTYRLTYEDVDEMLELGVQAEPEIAAIANWAIKRKSWRYNQGAISINMPEAMIKVKGDDISIDILDDSSSRQLVAEMMILAGEVAARYGKTHNIPLPFRGQPQPELPPEEELIQLPAGFVRACAMRRCMPKSEMSITPLRHAGLGLDTYTQATSPIRRYSDLLTHFQLKAHLRGEVLPFSADQLKEVMMTVSTITQEVTMVERQTNRYWALEYLRRHPEQVWSVTVLMWLREDSNLALILLEDLGLQLPMAFRRSVTLGEQLLVKVSIADPQKDMIQFQEIIYQEAQSAAN, encoded by the coding sequence GTGGAGAAGGGGACGCTAGTTGAATTTAGGGTTCAAGGCGATCGCCGTCTGGGTGTGGTAGATCGTCCAGATGGTAAGACCCGTTGGTTTGTGGTAGATGAGCGTGGTCAATCCCACAGCCTCGCGCCAAGACAAATTACATATACAGTAAACGGACAAACCTACAAGTCCTCGGAGATTCCGAAATTTCAGGAAGAAGTCAAGCCATATTTAGACCCATCTAGCTTAGAAGTGGCTTGGGAATTATTGGTGGAAGATGGAGAAGCAGTCACCCCCTCGCAAATGGCGAATCTGCTATTTTCGGAATCAGAACCAGCCCCTTGTTATGCAGCCCATTGCTTGTTATCAGATGACAAACTCTACTTCAAGCAAAAAGGCGATGCTTATGAACCGCGTACAACCGCCCAAGTAGCCGAACGTAAACATCAAATAGAAGTAGAAACCCTCAAAGCCAAGGGACAGCAAGAATTTTTAGTGCGTGTAGAACAGGCACTCAAAGGTGAAGCAGTAGAATGGCAAAGACACGATCGCCATCGTCTAGAAGCATTAGAAAAATACGCAGCTTTAATGGCTGATATTGTGCGGGAGGGAGTAAAATATGATGCGCTATCTAGGGCGTATCCTCCTCCAGCGCCAGTCTTAGAAACGATGAATATGCTGGGGCGGCCTGGAACCCCCCAAGGAGCTTTTCAATTATTAGTAGACCTGGGTTGGTGGAGTCCCTATGAAAACTTGTTCCTGCGTCGTTCGTCAATTCCTGTTCAGTTTCCTAGCAAGGTGTTAGAAGTGGCGCAACAGCGTTTGGATTCCCCAACAACAGACTTGGATGCAAATCGCCTGGATTTGACTCATCTCAAGGTTTACACAGTTGATGATGAAAGTACCACTGAGATAGATGATGGTCTGAGTTGGGAATCACTCAGCGATGGTCAAGAAAGATTGTGGGTACATATTGCTGACCCGACGCGCTGGTTAGAACCAGAGGATGACTTAGATTTAGAAGCCAGAAAGCGGGGAAGTACGGTTTATTTGCCCACAGGGATGGTTCCTATGTTCCCAGAAATCTTGGCGACTGGGCCGATGAGTTTGGTACAGGGGAGAATTTGTTGCGCCCTGAGTTTTGGGATTATTTTAAATAGCAATGGGGCAGTAGAAGATTACAGCATTCACGCCAGTTTGATTAAACCGACTTATCGCCTCACCTATGAAGATGTCGATGAGATGCTGGAATTAGGAGTGCAAGCAGAACCAGAAATTGCCGCGATCGCAAATTGGGCAATCAAACGCAAATCTTGGCGTTACAACCAAGGAGCCATCAGTATCAACATGCCAGAGGCGATGATTAAAGTCAAAGGCGATGATATTAGTATTGATATCTTAGATGATTCCTCATCACGGCAACTGGTAGCAGAAATGATGATTCTTGCTGGTGAAGTAGCAGCGCGTTACGGCAAGACTCACAATATACCCTTACCTTTTCGCGGTCAGCCCCAGCCAGAATTACCCCCAGAAGAAGAATTAATTCAACTTCCAGCCGGATTTGTGCGTGCTTGTGCGATGCGGCGGTGTATGCCCAAGAGTGAAATGAGTATCACACCTCTCCGTCATGCAGGTTTAGGATTAGATACTTATACCCAAGCCACTTCCCCCATCCGCCGCTACAGTGATTTACTCACCCATTTTCAACTTAAAGCCCATTTACGGGGTGAAGTGCTGCCATTTTCTGCCGACCAACTTAAAGAAGTGATGATGACTGTTTCTACCATCACCCAAGAAGTAACAATGGTAGAAAGACAAACTAATCGATATTGGGCTTTAGAATATCTCCGTCGTCATCCTGAGCAAGTTTGGTCAGTCACAGTTTTAATGTGGTTGCGTGAAGACAGTAACTTGGCTCTAATTTTATTAGAAGATTTGGGCTTGCAGTTACCAATGGCTTTCCGACGTTCTGTAACCTTGGGTGAACAATTATTAGTGAAAGTGAGTATTGCTGACCCACAAAAAGATATGATTCAATTCCAAGAAATCATATATCAAGAAGCTCAATCTGCGGCAAATTAA
- a CDS encoding FAD-binding oxidoreductase, whose protein sequence is MSHVIIIGCGVIGAAIAYELSQVTGLQITVIDQNQPAQASTGAALGVLMGAISQKIKGKAWRLRQTSIERYETLIPELEALTGRKIPFNRQGILHLSWEEENFENWEKLVKIRASQGWNLEIWDRAKLKSICPQVNNDKITGAVYSPQDRQLDPTALTLALVEAAQKKGVTCQFGVNVVNISPTSVETTAGKINADWVIVAAGLGSTLLTDQLNQKVDIRPVLGQALQVHLANSIGNPEFQPMITCNDVHIVPVGGGDYWIGATVEFPTDGDEIPPNHELLEDVRQQAIAFCPELAAATITRTWSGLRPRPEGRPAPIIEKLAGFNNILLATGHYRNGVLLAPATAYAIREMII, encoded by the coding sequence ATGAGTCATGTAATTATTATCGGTTGTGGTGTCATTGGAGCCGCGATCGCCTATGAACTGAGTCAAGTAACAGGGTTGCAAATTACCGTTATTGACCAAAACCAACCCGCACAAGCTTCTACAGGTGCAGCCCTTGGGGTTTTGATGGGCGCTATTAGTCAAAAAATCAAGGGTAAAGCTTGGCGGCTAAGACAAACCAGTATTGAACGCTACGAAACCTTAATCCCCGAACTAGAAGCATTAACCGGACGTAAAATCCCCTTCAACCGTCAAGGTATTCTTCACTTGTCTTGGGAAGAGGAAAACTTTGAAAATTGGGAAAAACTAGTAAAAATTCGCGCCTCCCAAGGTTGGAATTTGGAAATTTGGGACAGGGCGAAACTCAAGAGTATATGTCCCCAAGTCAATAATGACAAAATTACTGGCGCAGTTTATTCACCTCAAGACCGTCAACTCGACCCCACAGCTTTAACCTTAGCCCTAGTAGAAGCCGCCCAAAAAAAAGGCGTAACTTGTCAATTTGGTGTGAATGTTGTCAATATCTCACCGACATCAGTTGAAACAACAGCAGGAAAAATCAATGCTGATTGGGTGATAGTGGCGGCTGGACTGGGTTCTACACTTCTAACTGACCAGTTAAACCAAAAAGTTGATATCCGCCCCGTTCTCGGACAAGCATTACAAGTACATTTAGCAAATTCCATCGGTAATCCTGAGTTTCAGCCGATGATTACCTGTAATGATGTACATATCGTCCCTGTAGGTGGTGGCGATTATTGGATAGGCGCAACGGTGGAATTTCCCACTGATGGCGATGAAATCCCGCCTAATCATGAATTATTAGAAGATGTAAGACAACAAGCGATCGCCTTTTGTCCAGAACTCGCCGCAGCAACTATCACCAGAACTTGGTCAGGATTACGCCCCCGCCCGGAAGGTCGCCCAGCACCTATCATTGAAAAATTAGCAGGATTTAACAATATCCTCCTCGCCACCGGACATTATCGTAACGGTGTGTTACTAGCCCCTGCAACAGCTTATGCGATTCGTGAGATGATTATTTGA
- the hemJ gene encoding protoporphyrinogen oxidase HemJ, which produces MAYSWFKAFHIIGIVVWFAGLFYLVRLFIYHVEAEQEPEPARTILKKQYQIMELRLYRIITTPGMLVTVAMAIGLVSTEPEVLKQGWLHFKLLFVAILLAYHHYCGRLMKKLANDECRWTGQQLRALNEAPTVMLVVIVLLAVFKDNLPTDITAWGIFGLIIFMAVTIQLYAKKRKRDKEQLMAQINQVPQEQS; this is translated from the coding sequence ATGGCTTATTCTTGGTTCAAAGCATTTCATATTATTGGCATTGTAGTTTGGTTTGCTGGCCTATTTTATCTGGTGCGTTTGTTTATTTACCACGTTGAAGCCGAACAAGAACCAGAACCAGCACGCACGATACTGAAAAAGCAGTATCAAATTATGGAATTACGCCTTTATCGCATCATCACTACTCCGGGAATGTTGGTCACAGTAGCGATGGCGATTGGTTTAGTGAGTACCGAACCAGAAGTTTTAAAACAGGGTTGGCTACACTTCAAATTACTATTTGTCGCAATTTTATTGGCTTATCATCATTACTGCGGTCGCTTGATGAAGAAGTTAGCCAATGATGAATGTCGTTGGACTGGTCAACAGTTACGTGCTTTAAACGAAGCACCTACAGTTATGTTGGTGGTGATTGTGCTATTAGCTGTATTTAAGGACAATCTACCCACAGATATTACCGCTTGGGGAATTTTTGGTTTGATTATTTTTATGGCGGTGACTATTCAGCTATACGCCAAGAAACGCAAGCGTGATAAAGAACAATTAATGGCGCAAATCAACCAAGTTCCTCAAGAACAAAGTTAG
- the rpmG gene encoding 50S ribosomal protein L33 translates to MAKSKGARIIVTLECTECRSNPDKRSPGVSRYTTMKNRRNTTNRLELNKFCTHCNKHTVHKEIK, encoded by the coding sequence ATGGCTAAGAGTAAAGGTGCTCGCATTATCGTGACACTAGAATGTACCGAATGTCGTAGTAATCCAGACAAGCGTTCTCCTGGTGTGTCCCGGTATACCACCATGAAGAACCGTCGTAATACGACCAACCGCTTAGAACTCAACAAGTTCTGTACCCACTGCAACAAACATACCGTTCACAAGGAAATCAAGTAA
- a CDS encoding alpha/beta fold hydrolase: protein MAVTENKVKIDSLEWFYREAEPIGQSDLLPVILLHGIVSQSYSWRNILPALASQGTRAIAPDWIGYGFSSMPEKRDFAYTPDAFITALEKFIQTIKLERFSLVVQGFLGSVGLQYAVRHPEQIANIAILNAPISTDAKLPWKIKQMGLPLAGEIMTQDPLLVDRTLEGGSRYRIEDKDLDVYRRPFLKTSAAGRGLLSTIRNLQLPQATAEITSGFQKWEQPILIQWGMIDPWLSVDIAQKFSDSVPNAELIKLNNVGHYAQEHYHQTILEDLLPFVRRVDN, encoded by the coding sequence GTGGCTGTAACAGAAAATAAAGTAAAAATTGATTCTTTAGAGTGGTTTTATCGGGAAGCAGAACCGATTGGACAAAGTGATTTATTACCTGTGATCTTGCTGCATGGAATAGTCTCGCAAAGTTACAGTTGGCGTAATATTCTACCTGCTTTAGCTAGTCAAGGAACAAGAGCGATCGCACCAGATTGGATTGGCTATGGCTTTTCATCAATGCCAGAAAAACGCGATTTTGCCTACACTCCTGACGCATTTATTACAGCTTTAGAAAAATTTATTCAAACCATCAAACTCGAAAGATTTTCTTTAGTTGTCCAAGGTTTCTTAGGTTCTGTTGGCTTACAATATGCTGTGCGTCATCCTGAACAAATTGCCAACATTGCTATTTTAAATGCCCCCATTTCCACCGATGCTAAATTACCTTGGAAAATTAAACAAATGGGTTTACCATTAGCAGGTGAAATAATGACTCAAGACCCTTTATTAGTTGACCGTACCCTAGAAGGTGGTAGTCGTTATCGTATCGAAGATAAAGATTTAGATGTGTATCGCCGACCTTTTTTGAAAACATCTGCGGCTGGTAGAGGATTACTATCAACTATTCGTAATTTGCAACTCCCCCAAGCAACGGCGGAAATTACATCTGGCTTTCAAAAATGGGAACAGCCAATATTAATTCAATGGGGGATGATTGACCCTTGGTTATCTGTAGATATAGCACAAAAATTTAGTGATTCTGTACCCAATGCAGAATTAATAAAACTTAATAACGTTGGACATTACGCCCAAGAACATTATCACCAGACAATTTTAGAAGATTTATTGCCCTTCGTCAGACGTGTAGATAATTAG
- a CDS encoding ABC transporter permease, giving the protein MSRSKALQYYIVSRLLLAPLQLLTIITIVFLLLRATPGDPADAILGGRAPEAAKEELRKQLGLNLPIWLQYLNYLGNLLRFDLGTSLTSRGQNVWDIIGQYFPATVELAVFSMAVALIVGILVGTLSASRPGTYFDVGGRLFGIITYALPMFWAGMLLQLVFSVQLGWFPNSNRFPPTLPPPSPITGLYTFDSLLSGNLTQFFASLHHLALPSLTLGILLSGIFERIVRVNLKQTLRADYVEAARARGIAENKILVSHALKNALIPVITVLGLTFASLLGGAILTEVTFSWPGLANRLYQAISDRDYPTVQGVLVFFGAIVVGASILIDIINAYVDPRIRY; this is encoded by the coding sequence ATGTCCCGTTCCAAAGCTCTACAATATTACATTGTTTCGCGGTTGCTCCTAGCACCATTACAACTTTTAACTATCATTACTATCGTATTTTTATTATTAAGAGCGACACCCGGAGACCCTGCTGATGCGATTTTGGGTGGACGAGCGCCAGAAGCAGCAAAGGAAGAATTACGCAAGCAATTAGGATTAAATTTGCCTATTTGGTTGCAGTATTTAAATTATTTAGGCAACTTACTGCGGTTTGATTTAGGAACTTCTTTAACCAGTCGCGGACAAAATGTTTGGGACATCATCGGACAGTATTTTCCGGCGACAGTGGAGTTAGCTGTATTTAGTATGGCAGTTGCTTTGATTGTTGGGATTTTGGTAGGTACGCTTTCCGCTTCTCGTCCAGGAACTTATTTTGATGTGGGAGGGCGGTTATTTGGGATTATTACTTATGCTTTACCAATGTTTTGGGCGGGAATGCTGTTACAGTTAGTTTTTTCTGTGCAATTGGGTTGGTTTCCCAACTCTAACCGTTTTCCGCCGACACTACCGCCACCATCACCAATTACTGGGTTATATACCTTTGATAGTTTGTTGAGTGGGAATTTGACGCAGTTTTTTGCTTCTTTGCACCATCTTGCCCTACCAAGTTTGACTTTGGGCATTTTGTTAAGTGGAATTTTTGAGCGTATTGTCCGGGTGAATTTAAAACAAACTCTGCGTGCTGACTATGTAGAAGCAGCTAGAGCCAGAGGCATTGCAGAAAATAAAATTTTAGTCTCTCATGCTTTAAAAAATGCCTTAATTCCCGTAATTACGGTGTTAGGGTTGACCTTTGCCTCGTTGTTGGGTGGTGCGATTTTAACGGAAGTAACATTTTCTTGGCCTGGGTTAGCTAATCGCTTATATCAAGCAATCAGCGATCGCGATTATCCCACAGTCCAAGGTGTCTTGGTATTCTTTGGTGCGATCGTTGTTGGGGCAAGCATTTTAATTGATATTATTAATGCTTACGTTGACCCACGCATCAGGTATTAA
- the glp gene encoding gephyrin-like molybdotransferase Glp, whose amino-acid sequence MLSVSDAEGIILNLVQPLDAEHDIEIVDLLVASDRILANPITSQLDFPHWDNSAMDGYAVRYADVQQANTEKPAILEIIEEIPAGYQPKTTIQPGQAARIFTGAVIPSGADTVVMQERTSREENRVFIQVAPQPQEFVRRKASYYQAGNQLLPPGIQLKAPEVAVLAATQCPQVKVYRRPKVAIFSTGDELVTPNTPLQPGQIVDSNNYALATLVKESGAEPLLLGIVKDNPVALQETIAYAIANADIVLSSGGVSVGEYDYVDKILEELGAEIHIRAVEMTPGKPLTVANFPQQNSAIYFGLPGNPVSALVTFWRFVQPAIKKLAGLAEGWEAKFIKVRSRDELRANGKRETYIWGKLNLVAGVYEFHKAGGTHNSGNLINLAQTNALAVLPVGQTLIAAGGEVQVLLIAAV is encoded by the coding sequence ATGTTATCAGTTAGCGATGCAGAAGGAATTATTTTAAATTTGGTACAACCGTTAGATGCGGAACACGATATAGAAATTGTAGATTTATTGGTGGCAAGCGATCGCATTTTGGCAAACCCCATCACCAGTCAGCTAGATTTTCCCCATTGGGATAATTCGGCGATGGATGGTTACGCAGTCCGTTACGCAGATGTGCAGCAAGCTAATACCGAAAAACCAGCTATTTTAGAGATTATCGAAGAAATTCCCGCAGGATATCAACCTAAAACCACAATTCAGCCAGGACAAGCAGCGCGAATTTTTACTGGTGCGGTAATTCCAAGCGGTGCGGATACTGTAGTTATGCAAGAAAGGACAAGCCGCGAAGAAAATCGGGTGTTTATTCAAGTCGCACCCCAACCGCAAGAATTTGTCCGCCGCAAAGCATCTTATTACCAAGCCGGAAATCAACTTTTACCCCCAGGAATTCAGTTAAAAGCGCCGGAAGTTGCTGTTTTAGCAGCAACACAATGTCCCCAAGTCAAAGTTTATCGCCGTCCGAAAGTGGCAATTTTTTCAACTGGTGATGAATTAGTCACACCAAATACACCATTACAACCAGGACAAATTGTCGATTCTAATAATTATGCCCTGGCAACTTTAGTTAAAGAAAGTGGTGCAGAGCCTTTATTATTAGGCATTGTGAAAGATAATCCTGTGGCTTTACAAGAAACCATTGCTTACGCCATAGCGAATGCTGATATTGTGCTTTCTTCTGGTGGGGTTTCTGTTGGTGAATATGATTATGTTGATAAAATTCTGGAAGAATTAGGGGCAGAAATTCATATTCGGGCTGTGGAAATGACACCGGGGAAACCATTAACTGTGGCGAATTTTCCTCAGCAAAATTCAGCAATTTATTTTGGTTTACCAGGAAATCCTGTTTCAGCTTTAGTAACTTTTTGGCGATTTGTGCAACCAGCAATTAAAAAATTAGCTGGACTTGCTGAAGGTTGGGAGGCAAAATTTATTAAGGTGCGATCGCGTGATGAATTACGCGCCAATGGTAAACGCGAGACTTATATTTGGGGAAAATTAAATTTAGTTGCTGGTGTTTATGAATTTCACAAAGCTGGCGGTACTCACAATTCTGGCAATTTAATTAACTTAGCTCAAACCAATGCCTTAGCAGTTTTACCAGTAGGTCAAACCTTAATTGCAGCAGGAGGAGAAGTGCAAGTTTTATTAATTGCTGCGGTTTAA
- a CDS encoding RDD family protein, which translates to MTIEMIPQKHYPKAEIWRRGLALGLDFLGAWLVSSLFGSSSLGIQFVQILVFIFCWLILRVVLVFNNRGQSLGRWAFDLKILEVENGQVVGRIPELLALVKREAIIGFGALLVSIALGNLRANPTAILLLLPLAIDCGAAFSDPQLRQALHDRYARTFIVSSRRGYSLDIKIKRLVDTLQRNVRR; encoded by the coding sequence ATGACTATTGAAATGATTCCGCAAAAACACTATCCCAAAGCTGAGATTTGGCGGCGCGGTCTGGCTTTGGGTTTGGATTTTTTAGGTGCTTGGTTAGTCAGTTCCCTATTTGGGAGTAGTAGCCTTGGTATTCAATTTGTCCAGATTTTAGTTTTTATCTTTTGTTGGCTGATTTTACGGGTAGTGCTGGTATTTAATAATCGAGGGCAAAGTTTAGGACGCTGGGCTTTTGACTTGAAAATCCTAGAAGTGGAAAATGGGCAAGTAGTAGGGAGAATTCCAGAGTTGCTGGCACTGGTGAAGCGAGAAGCTATAATTGGCTTTGGTGCTTTGTTGGTGTCGATCGCCCTTGGCAACCTGAGAGCAAATCCCACTGCTATACTGCTATTACTTCCTCTGGCAATAGACTGTGGTGCAGCTTTCTCCGATCCCCAGTTACGGCAAGCTTTGCATGACCGTTACGCTAGAACTTTTATAGTTTCATCGCGTCGGGGCTACTCGCTCGATATCAAAATCAAGCGTTTAGTTGATACTTTGCAACGAAATGTGCGAAGATAG